One genomic region from Salvia hispanica cultivar TCC Black 2014 chromosome 2, UniMelb_Shisp_WGS_1.0, whole genome shotgun sequence encodes:
- the LOC125206306 gene encoding uncharacterized protein LOC125206306: protein MSEANGGSDHGKFTSGYVVNGLRVGEAVAPSCPLDPTLCSSGQGERLRSIFVLVAQVQVSSLGNTLNAGSACLLPIIAANQEAVSEVEFEEYLEKDWSFLEFDDTDTNAEHMQKIDRIISAGNIKETSKVLVSVGSEAFVDRIICSSPCEQLFVVHDSLFVLACIKERYDKVKCWQGELIDAPEKWTAFDVVYLYFLPALSSELNQVLAALAKRCLPGARVVISHPLGREAVEEQKQQYPDVVVSNLPEKMTLQTTMANHSFQLLEFVDEPGIYLAVMRFN from the exons ATGTCGGAAGCCAACGGAGGGAGCGACCATGGAAAATTTACATCCGGGTATGTGGTAAATGGTTTGAGGGTGGGGGAGGCGGTCGCCCCCTCTTGCCCCCTTGATCCAACACTG TGTTCCAGTGGGCAGGGAGAAAGGCTGAGGTCCATTTTTGTTCTTGTTGCTCAAGTTCAAGTTTCTTCACTTGGAAACACACTTAATGCTGGAAGTGCATGCTT GCTTCCCATTATTGCTGCAAATCAAGAGGCAGTGTCTGAAGTTGAGTTCGAGGAATATTTGGAGAAGGATTGGTcatttcttgaatttgatgATACAGATACTAATGCAGAGCATATGCAGAAAATTGATCGCATCATTTCTGCAGGAAACATCAAAGAAACATCAAAGGTTCTTGTTTCTGTTGGTTCTGAAGCATTTGTAGATAGGATCATTTGTTCTTCCCCTTGTGAGCAGTTATTCGTTGTCCATGACTCTCTTTTCGTTCTAGCATGCATCAAAGAAAGATATGATAAAGTCAAATGTTGGCAAGGGGAATTGATAGATGCGCCTGAGAAATGGACGGCTTTTGATGTCGTATATCTGTATTTCCTCCCTGCTTTGTCCTCTGAACTCAATCAGGTTCTTGCAGCTCTCGCTAAGCGCTGTTTGCCAG GAGCAAGAGTAGTGATCAGTCATCCCCTTGGAAGGGAAGCTGTTGAAGAGCAGAAACAGCAATATCCAGATGTTGTGGTTTCCAATTTGCCAGAGAAAATGACTCTACAGACGACTATGGCTAACCATTCGTTTCAATTGTTGGAGTTCGTGGACGAACCTGGCATCTACCTTGCTGTTATGAGATTCAATTAG
- the LOC125205589 gene encoding rosmarinate synthase-like: MAIIPPNPDMQDLKVTFQESTLVFPLHQTNKRSLFLSNIDQMLNYNIPTVYFFAANPDHPPHLAAARLKLAVQRVLVHYDFMAGRLKLNPETTRLEIDCNSAGAGFVVASSDFSLHQIGNLVHPNLGFRHLAIQTLDNVDSDNQPLFILQVTSFKCGGLAIGLCVNHILLDGMSAKGFNQNLASQAFDDEPLAVVPCFDRRLMTARSPPRPAFDHPEFFKPDLAPLSGPPVFDCKREKLEYRVFQLSPSHIKLLKEMAESETRISSLSVVAALVWKCKALSKQEGGKERVSTLLNVIDLRPRLQPPLPPNYCGNALLVAYASATCEDIERVEFKELVKMVAEGPARVTDDYARSAIDWLEINKGLPCGEYMVSSWLRLGFEEVVFPWGKALHSGPVVSHRKDICWVFPTDDGINALVSLPLPEMGRFEACFRNFFAPESDRADV; this comes from the exons ATGGCAATTATCCCTCCGAATCCAGACATGCAAGACCTCAAGGTGACATTCCAAGAATCAACCCTAGTTTTCCCTTTGCACCAAACCAACAAAAGATCCTTGTTCCTCTCCAACATAGATCAGATGCTTAACTACAACATCCCCACCGTCTACTTCTTCGCCGCCAACCCCGATCATCCACCGCATCTTGCCGCCGCCAGACTCAAACTGGCGGTGCAGAGAGTTCTCGTGCACTACGATTTTATGGCGGGGAGACTCAAGCTCAACCCCGAGACCACCCGCCTCGAGATCGACTGCAACTCCGCCGGAGCTGGCTTCGTCGTGGCTTCCTCCGATTTCTCGCTCCACCAGATAGGCAACTTGGTCCATCCCAACCTCGGATTCCGCCACCTCGCTATCCAAACCCTGGACAACGTCGATTCCGATAATCAGCCGCTCTTTATTCTTCAG GTGACGTCTTTCAAATGCGGTGGTTTGGCGATCGGACTGTGCGTGAATCACATCTTACTAGACGGGATGAGCGCCAAGGGTTTCAACCAAAACCTAGCTTCTCAGGCTTTCGACGACGAGCCATTGGCGGTGGTCCCATGCTTCGACCGCCGCCTCATGACCGCCAGGTCTCCACCAAGACCAGCGTTTGACCATCCCGAGTTCTTCAAGCCCGACCTGGCCCCCCTCTCGGGGCCCCCGGTTTTCGACtgcaagagagagaaactggAGTACAGAGTATTCCAATTAAGCCCTAGCCACATCAAGCTGTTAAAGGAAATGGCCGAATCAGAAACCAGAATCAGCAGCTTGAGCGTGGTGGCGGCGCTTGTGTGGAAGTGCAAGGCCTTGTCGAAGCAGGAGGGCGGCAAGGAGAGGGTGTCTACTCTGCTGAACGTGATCGACCTCCGCCCCAGGCTGCAGCCCCCCCTGCCGCCGAACTACTGCGGCAACGCGCTGCTGGTGGCGTACGCGTCTGCCACGTGTGAAGACATTGAAAGGGTGGAGTTCAAAGAGCTGGTGAAGATGGTGGCGGAGGGGCCGGCTAGAGTGACGGACGACTACGCTAGATCGGCCATTGATTGGCTGGAAATCAATAAGGGGCTTCCGTGTGGAGAGTATATGGTGAGTTCTTGGTTGAGGTTGGGATTTGAAGAGGTGGTGTTTCCGTGGGGGAAGGCGCTGCACTCCGGCCCCGTCGTCAGCCACCGCAAGGATATCTGTTGGGTGTTTCCCACGGATGATGGAATCAATGCATTGGTTTCGCTGCCGTTGCCGGAGATGGGCCGTTTCGAGGCCTGTTTCCGGAACTTCTTTGCGCCGGAATCTGATCGTGCCGATGTTTAG